One window of the Uloborus diversus isolate 005 unplaced genomic scaffold, Udiv.v.3.1 scaffold_669, whole genome shotgun sequence genome contains the following:
- the LOC129233732 gene encoding SR-related and CTD-associated factor 8-like, producing MDSINSQENTPRIANISAQVPTNDVSIPEKSNAAKNELGAKIAKDVLTALRGRHAQEGSSLQEIKYALACKGELNVHEQANDIFMFLKDGVKSGLLTLTGGKYKIAERARRRRRSSGGRRRKSSRRSGGRKRYRRSGGRKRSRSRRRRSSGRRKASGGRRSTRRRRSRKHKHVPGDECDM from the coding sequence aTGGATAGTataaattctcaagaaaatactCCACGGATTGCAAATATATCTGCTCAAGTACCGACCAATGATGTATCAATACCAGAaaaatcaaatgctgcaaaaaatgaacTGGGAGCGAAAATTGCTAAAGATGTACTGACAGCCCTTCGAGGACGTCATGCACAGGAGGGATCATCGCTGCAGGAAATCAAGTATGCTTTAGCATGTAAAGGTGAACTGAACGTCCACGAACAGGCTAATGATATCTTTATGTTCCTCAAAGATGGAGTCAAATCTGGACTCTTAACCTTGACGGGTGGCAAATACAAGATTGCGGAAAGAGCCAGACGCAGAAGAAGGTCTTCTGGAGGAAGACGCAGGAAAAGCTCCAGAAGATCGGGAGGACGTAAAAGATACAGAAGATCAGGAGGAAGGAAAAGGTCAAGATCCAGAAGACGACGTTCATCTGGCAGACGTAAAGCGTCTGGAGGCCGTCGCTCTACCAGAAGACGCCGATCCAGGAAACATAAGCACGTCCCTGGCGATGAATGCGATATGTGA